The Desulfosporosinus acidiphilus SJ4 genome has a window encoding:
- a CDS encoding ATP-binding protein: MFVAKFYSIKDWERYVDLKRELIELKEERFNLQSGVFELRKSLRKEVENREYLEGEISKLGRLNIVGQLAASLGHEVRNPMTTIRGFLQMLQSKTDLLAYKNYFELMIEELDRANLIITNFLSLAKNNKSEVKRLNLNNLLDNLSPLLIADAYSQDKKYFFQPGNIEEIDIDSNEITQMVLNLARNGLEAMAPNGCLTIQTYMDDYSIVLSVRDEGKGINEENLKKLGDPFFTTKENGTGLGLPLCYRIAKRHRAIIEVFTGKDGTTFLVRFPKLSEN; this comes from the coding sequence TTGTTTGTTGCAAAGTTCTATAGTATTAAAGATTGGGAACGATATGTCGATTTAAAGAGAGAATTAATTGAGCTTAAAGAGGAACGGTTTAATCTTCAATCCGGTGTTTTCGAATTGCGAAAGAGTCTAAGGAAAGAAGTTGAGAATAGGGAATATCTTGAAGGCGAAATATCGAAACTTGGGCGTTTAAATATTGTTGGTCAACTGGCGGCCAGCCTTGGTCACGAAGTTCGAAATCCGATGACAACCATCCGAGGATTTCTCCAAATGCTTCAGAGCAAGACTGATCTGCTTGCCTACAAAAATTATTTCGAATTAATGATTGAGGAACTTGATCGAGCTAATTTGATTATCACTAACTTCTTGTCGCTGGCTAAGAATAACAAAAGTGAGGTTAAGCGCTTAAATTTAAACAACTTATTAGATAATCTGTCACCGCTGCTGATTGCCGATGCTTATAGTCAGGATAAAAAATATTTTTTTCAACCGGGGAATATTGAAGAAATAGATATTGATTCCAATGAAATAACCCAAATGGTATTAAATTTGGCGCGAAACGGACTTGAAGCGATGGCTCCAAATGGTTGCCTTACGATTCAAACGTATATGGATGACTATAGTATTGTTCTTAGTGTTAGAGACGAAGGTAAGGGTATCAATGAAGAAAATTTAAAGAAACTGGGTGATCCATTCTTCACAACAAAAGAAAATGGAACTGGATTGGGCCTGCCATTGTGTTATAGGATTGCCAAGAGACACCGTGCTATAATTGAAGTTTTCACCGGGAAAGATGGAACGACCTTTTTAGTTCGCTTTCCTAAGCTTTCTGAGAACTAA
- a CDS encoding C40 family peptidase, whose translation MQWSRKLSQIQGEVLNRIKDFDWSHTLKRISWKSPKVIGTLSVSLILLGGVTYNLTTTTAAAAVLINGHQVGLVRDAATAQSLVNSILEEKGQPYGIVAKTHDVITYENLRVRPAVYLESALDETSLANDITCYVDGYKLEADGSVIAVLPTKEDADKVLKEYQDHYSKPSSENKVTSISFAEKVNVEKAEVSPDQIKPVDQAYKVLLDGKITTKSYTVQPNDSWWLIARKNNMLTDEVLAGNPGATKNSTLKPGEVIKLVDSTPFLTVVSEGTYSGSEAIPYDVVAKLDPNLGYGSTKVITQGSNGSKLVTYSYVRKNGIDVTKKVLAENVTKEPVDQVIAKGPGNVTVAYAVSRGSSNGDSSLVGRALSLEGTPYVFGGSSRSGFDCSGFTKYVYANSGISLPRTSYAQFASGNPVSKNDLRPGDLVFFTTYTSGASHVGIYMGGGRFIHASNPNSGIEVSSLSDSFYASRYLGARRYN comes from the coding sequence ATGCAATGGTCTCGTAAACTGTCTCAGATTCAAGGCGAAGTACTTAACCGAATCAAAGATTTCGATTGGTCTCATACCTTGAAAAGAATATCCTGGAAGTCACCAAAAGTTATCGGAACCTTATCTGTTTCCCTCATTTTATTAGGCGGGGTCACCTATAATCTTACGACTACGACGGCAGCGGCTGCTGTACTCATTAACGGCCATCAAGTTGGCCTGGTAAGAGATGCAGCTACAGCTCAAAGCCTCGTTAATTCGATTTTAGAAGAAAAAGGGCAGCCCTATGGAATCGTTGCCAAAACTCATGATGTTATTACTTATGAGAACCTTAGAGTTAGGCCGGCGGTCTATCTTGAATCTGCTTTAGATGAAACAAGCCTGGCGAATGACATCACCTGTTATGTTGATGGTTATAAATTAGAAGCAGATGGGTCAGTTATCGCAGTGTTACCCACAAAAGAAGATGCAGATAAAGTTCTCAAAGAATATCAAGATCATTATTCTAAACCGAGTTCGGAAAACAAAGTCACTTCCATAAGTTTTGCCGAGAAAGTTAATGTTGAAAAAGCTGAAGTCTCTCCGGATCAAATAAAACCGGTAGATCAAGCTTATAAAGTATTGTTGGATGGCAAAATAACGACAAAAAGTTACACCGTTCAACCCAATGATTCCTGGTGGCTAATTGCTCGTAAAAATAACATGTTGACCGATGAAGTATTAGCCGGCAATCCTGGAGCAACTAAGAATTCGACATTGAAACCCGGCGAAGTTATAAAACTTGTGGATTCGACACCCTTTCTTACAGTCGTCAGTGAGGGAACCTATTCGGGATCTGAAGCTATTCCTTACGATGTTGTCGCTAAACTTGATCCCAATCTGGGATACGGCAGTACAAAGGTTATTACCCAAGGAAGCAACGGCTCCAAATTAGTGACCTATTCCTATGTTCGAAAAAATGGCATTGATGTAACAAAGAAAGTATTAGCCGAAAATGTCACTAAAGAACCTGTTGATCAAGTTATCGCTAAAGGGCCAGGTAATGTGACTGTTGCTTATGCAGTTTCACGCGGAAGCAGCAATGGCGATTCCTCTTTAGTAGGTCGCGCACTCAGTCTGGAAGGAACTCCCTATGTGTTCGGCGGATCATCTCGCAGCGGCTTTGACTGCTCGGGATTTACGAAATATGTATACGCAAATTCCGGAATATCCCTGCCCCGTACCTCCTATGCTCAGTTTGCTTCGGGAAATCCGGTCAGTAAAAATGACCTTCGTCCAGGAGATTTAGTGTTTTTCACCACCTATACAAGTGGTGCTTCACACGTGGGTATTTATATGGGGGGAGGACGTTTTATTCATGCCAGCAACCCCAATAGCGGCATTGAAGTCTCCAGTCTCAGTGATAGCTTTTACGCTTCTCGTTATCTAGGAGCACGCAGATACAATTAG
- a CDS encoding sigma-54-dependent transcriptional regulator codes for MTPKILVVDDEERMCWALERALSHEGYQVMTATRGLDGIRLAQTNEPSLVILDLKMPDIDGIEVLKELKALNSKIPVIMITAHGTIDTAIEAMKLGATDYITKPFKLEKIKVQVQQALHLSNLESQVNFLQQELGKQYGKLIGQSEPMKEVTLLIRQVAKTGTTVLITGESGTGKEVAAVEIHKASNRFDKPFVAVNCAALPEHLLESELFGHEKGAFTGATGKKKGRFEVADKGTILLDEIGEMPISMQVKLLRVLQERCFQRVGGTETIHVDVRVIATTNRDLTTAIANGTFREDLYYRLNVMRIVMPPLRSRKEDIPLLVNHFLEKFDPTKSKKISSEAMKTLTQYNWPGNIRELQNVIERALIVCQGSEIQSIHFPRELLTHLEVSTTPEINLSEDGFSLGELEKHLIIKALEKHNYNQTKVAKYLGITRPTLLYRLQKYGIKI; via the coding sequence ATGACACCGAAAATTCTGGTCGTTGACGACGAAGAAAGAATGTGCTGGGCCCTCGAAAGAGCACTAAGCCACGAGGGCTATCAGGTGATGACTGCCACAAGAGGCTTAGACGGAATTCGTTTGGCCCAGACAAATGAACCCTCACTGGTGATTTTGGATTTAAAAATGCCCGATATTGACGGCATTGAGGTTTTAAAAGAGCTAAAAGCATTAAACTCAAAGATCCCTGTTATAATGATAACGGCCCACGGAACCATTGACACTGCCATCGAAGCCATGAAACTTGGGGCTACCGATTACATTACCAAACCATTTAAACTTGAAAAAATTAAAGTTCAAGTTCAACAGGCCTTACACCTTTCCAACTTAGAAAGCCAAGTCAATTTTCTGCAACAGGAATTAGGGAAACAATATGGTAAACTCATTGGGCAGAGCGAACCTATGAAAGAAGTTACTCTCTTAATCCGACAGGTTGCGAAAACCGGTACCACCGTCCTGATCACCGGTGAAAGTGGAACAGGTAAAGAGGTCGCCGCAGTGGAAATTCATAAAGCCAGTAATCGTTTTGACAAACCCTTTGTGGCCGTAAACTGTGCCGCCCTTCCTGAACACCTGTTGGAAAGTGAATTGTTCGGGCATGAAAAAGGGGCCTTTACCGGCGCCACCGGCAAAAAGAAGGGGCGCTTCGAGGTAGCTGATAAGGGAACCATTCTCCTCGACGAAATTGGCGAAATGCCCATAAGCATGCAGGTTAAATTACTTAGAGTATTACAAGAAAGGTGTTTCCAAAGAGTAGGCGGGACTGAAACAATTCATGTAGATGTGAGAGTTATTGCCACCACTAATCGAGATCTTACCACGGCAATTGCTAATGGAACCTTCCGTGAAGATCTTTACTATCGTTTAAATGTTATGCGTATCGTTATGCCGCCGCTGCGTTCAAGGAAAGAAGACATCCCCCTCCTGGTCAATCATTTCCTGGAGAAATTTGATCCTACGAAAAGCAAGAAAATTTCTTCTGAGGCAATGAAAACCCTGACGCAATATAACTGGCCCGGAAACATCAGAGAGTTGCAGAATGTCATTGAAAGAGCACTTATTGTTTGTCAGGGTTCAGAGATTCAATCAATACATTTTCCCAGAGAATTACTAACCCATCTAGAAGTATCAACAACCCCTGAGATAAATCTTTCAGAAGATGGCTTCTCCTTAGGAGAATTGGAGAAGCACCTCATCATCAAGGCTTTGGAAAAACATAACTATAATCAAACCAAAGTCGCTAAATATTTGGGAATTACCCGCCCCACTCTGCTTTATCGTCTGCAGAAATATGGCATAAAAATCTAA
- a CDS encoding ATP-binding protein: MLKENKLFTTFKSSSLTNQIVIIIAVIMLVPSVALMYDIFFASKTDEVVFLDKEQRLEALVNSINKDFTQHLQSISPSAQDISSTLLQDEFTKVVNPQIQANLGIRFGLYLPKQDKITVLGFLHNYRNLSPAEEAQREKDIFDNTKPGLIATEMSNTQLFRISGVWNDQVVEYISPVALNQKVVAVMWVEERLNPFFYQSSLFRNLLRYFILGVLAIVMIGALIVIRNLTTGVNRLKQGLNSMEKDIHHLLPEMPGELGQVAMAVNRLAVGLSEKERLEDQLRQSEHLIALGRLATGVAHELRNPIAIIKTLVELMKEEYSQVSGIEEFTRAIEEQIDRQDFEIQELLDFGRPTKVATKECSVNDLIKGVLSFSAAMLRKQKINVKLHLSKKLSGILADTEKLKQVFVNIIVNAAEAMPEGGELTITTEEGKNAIAVSFSDTGEGIQTSDKSRIFDPFYTTKKTGTGLGLSISYQSIKLHGGTIEVDSEPGKGTTFKVNLPVMPNFGERSDFDDTENSGR; encoded by the coding sequence GTGCTGAAGGAAAATAAACTGTTCACTACATTTAAAAGCAGCAGTTTGACAAACCAAATTGTGATTATTATAGCGGTCATCATGCTTGTTCCATCTGTAGCCCTGATGTATGATATTTTCTTTGCTTCAAAGACTGATGAAGTAGTATTTTTAGACAAAGAGCAGCGACTGGAGGCTTTGGTCAACAGCATCAATAAGGATTTCACTCAACATCTTCAGTCTATATCGCCGTCAGCGCAAGATATCTCTTCAACCCTTCTCCAGGACGAATTTACCAAGGTTGTCAACCCTCAGATACAAGCTAATTTAGGAATTCGCTTCGGATTATATTTACCTAAACAAGATAAGATAACTGTACTTGGTTTCCTACATAATTATCGTAACCTCTCACCCGCTGAAGAGGCTCAGCGAGAAAAGGATATCTTTGATAATACGAAACCTGGATTAATTGCCACTGAGATGAGCAATACACAACTCTTTCGTATTAGTGGTGTGTGGAATGATCAAGTTGTGGAATATATATCTCCCGTTGCCCTTAACCAAAAAGTGGTTGCGGTAATGTGGGTTGAGGAACGTCTTAATCCCTTCTTTTACCAAAGTAGTTTGTTTCGAAATCTGCTCAGATATTTTATCCTTGGTGTTCTAGCCATTGTTATGATAGGCGCCCTTATCGTAATCAGAAACTTAACTACCGGAGTAAACCGTCTAAAGCAGGGATTAAACAGCATGGAAAAGGATATCCATCATTTATTGCCCGAGATGCCTGGGGAACTCGGGCAGGTGGCAATGGCCGTGAATCGCCTGGCGGTGGGCCTGAGTGAAAAGGAACGCTTGGAAGATCAATTGAGGCAATCCGAACATTTAATTGCCCTTGGCCGTTTGGCAACCGGAGTAGCTCATGAGTTACGCAATCCAATTGCTATCATTAAAACTTTAGTGGAGCTCATGAAAGAAGAATACTCTCAAGTGAGCGGTATTGAAGAATTCACACGGGCAATTGAAGAACAAATCGACCGTCAGGATTTTGAGATCCAAGAGCTTTTGGATTTTGGACGACCTACAAAAGTTGCTACGAAAGAGTGCTCGGTCAATGATCTAATTAAAGGAGTCCTCTCTTTCTCTGCCGCAATGTTACGTAAGCAAAAGATCAACGTTAAATTGCATCTAAGCAAAAAATTATCCGGAATATTGGCCGATACAGAAAAGCTGAAACAAGTTTTTGTCAATATCATCGTCAATGCCGCCGAAGCTATGCCTGAAGGCGGCGAGTTGACAATAACAACTGAAGAAGGAAAAAACGCAATTGCCGTAAGTTTTTCCGATACCGGTGAGGGTATCCAAACCAGCGATAAATCAAGAATATTTGACCCCTTTTATACGACAAAAAAGACAGGTACCGGTCTTGGCCTGTCAATTTCCTATCAAAGTATTAAACTACATGGCGGAACTATTGAGGTGGACAGCGAACCGGGAAAAGGAACAACCTTTAAAGTTAATCTTCCTGTAATGCCCAACTTCGGCGAAAGGAGTGATTTTGATGACACCGAAAATTCTGGTCGTTGA
- a CDS encoding C40 family peptidase, which translates to MLKKLTGLFLLAFLLVFGLAQTAQASLGDPLLKYGSTGSDVVQLQTELNYLGYNVGTADGIFGSKTKAGVMAFQTAESLSVDGIVGPITASSLNKAYTEKQQSSKTTAIIATAEKYLGVPYQWGGESPTTGFDCSGFVQYVFSQNGITLPRVSQDQYTVGTPVSFSDLQPGDLIFFSIAKNGVEDHDGIYIGNDQFINASSSKGVTIYTIGPYWTSVYLGARRVL; encoded by the coding sequence ATGTTAAAGAAACTGACTGGTCTCTTTTTGTTAGCGTTTCTTTTAGTTTTTGGCCTGGCACAAACAGCCCAAGCCTCATTAGGAGACCCTCTGCTTAAGTATGGTTCAACAGGTTCCGACGTTGTTCAGTTACAGACTGAACTTAACTATCTAGGATATAATGTTGGCACTGCAGATGGTATTTTCGGTTCGAAAACAAAAGCGGGAGTCATGGCTTTTCAGACTGCTGAATCTTTAAGTGTCGACGGTATCGTTGGCCCAATAACAGCAAGTTCCTTGAACAAAGCTTATACGGAAAAACAACAGTCAAGCAAAACAACTGCTATTATTGCTACGGCCGAAAAATATCTCGGGGTCCCCTATCAATGGGGCGGAGAGTCTCCCACGACAGGCTTTGATTGTTCAGGCTTCGTCCAGTATGTCTTTTCTCAAAACGGAATTACTTTACCACGGGTATCACAGGATCAATACACGGTGGGAACACCCGTAAGTTTTAGTGATTTACAGCCTGGCGATCTGATCTTCTTCTCAATTGCCAAGAACGGTGTAGAAGACCACGATGGTATCTATATTGGAAACGATCAATTCATTAATGCTTCCAGTTCTAAAGGGGTTACGATTTATACCATTGGCCCTTATTGGACGTCTGTATATTTGGGAGCCAGAAGAGTTTTATAA
- a CDS encoding Hsp20/alpha crystallin family protein translates to MALIPYEPFRLFDPLWHDMDRMLMRRGKEDVSEWLYRVDVDETPTKVIVTAEIPGIENKDDLNIQVDENVLTILGEVKRLQVDDDRSSRHSERYYGTFSRRITLPALVKTDGAHASYRNGVLELTFLKDQHPAARRIDVEFS, encoded by the coding sequence ATGGCCTTGATTCCTTATGAACCTTTCCGGCTGTTTGATCCATTATGGCACGATATGGATAGGATGCTCATGCGAAGAGGAAAAGAAGATGTCTCAGAATGGTTATATCGAGTTGATGTTGATGAAACCCCAACTAAGGTCATCGTCACAGCAGAAATACCGGGTATCGAAAATAAAGATGACCTGAATATTCAAGTAGACGAGAACGTTTTAACGATTCTTGGCGAGGTTAAACGATTGCAAGTGGATGATGACCGTTCGTCAAGACATTCAGAGAGATACTATGGTACTTTTTCTCGGAGGATTACCCTTCCTGCTCTGGTTAAGACCGATGGGGCCCACGCCAGCTATCGAAATGGGGTTTTAGAGTTAACCTTCTTAAAGGATCAACACCCTGCAGCACGAAGAATCGATGTTGAATTTAGTTGA